From Verrucomicrobiota bacterium JB022, one genomic window encodes:
- a CDS encoding 2-dehydropantoate 2-reductase: MAMRFTPALRLALGVRGFIVGGMLGKDAKWAFVGVGALGGYIAGRLTAGGENMHLLLRSDYEAVRAEGMVVDMVPDGVRYDLSPAQLHPARTPEEIGPVDVVVVALKSTANAQLHELLPPLLHPGTILVTLQNGLGNVELLQQICGHKRVLGALCHIGVNRVSPGKIECYAPGGGTVQFGAPPEAPEGLARVVGERFAAAGIRVSYADSLGEALWRKLMWNVPFNGLTIVAGGVPTDQILADPALTEVVLALIEELRAAAGALGYQIEPEYGPKRVEFTRRLQDYKPSTLLDYQAGRAIEVEAIWGEPLRQGQATGQKMPHLFQLYALLRKLADSQGK, translated from the coding sequence ATGGCAATGCGATTTACCCCGGCCTTACGCCTTGCGCTGGGCGTTCGCGGCTTCATCGTGGGCGGTATGCTCGGTAAGGATGCGAAATGGGCCTTTGTGGGCGTCGGCGCCCTGGGCGGTTACATTGCAGGCCGGCTCACCGCCGGGGGCGAAAACATGCACCTGCTTTTGCGTAGCGACTATGAGGCCGTGCGCGCCGAAGGCATGGTCGTCGACATGGTGCCCGACGGCGTGCGCTACGACTTGAGCCCCGCCCAGCTCCACCCCGCGCGCACGCCGGAAGAGATCGGCCCGGTCGACGTGGTGGTGGTGGCCCTCAAGAGCACCGCCAATGCTCAACTGCACGAGCTGCTGCCTCCCCTGCTCCACCCCGGCACGATCCTCGTGACGCTGCAAAACGGCCTCGGCAACGTCGAGCTGCTGCAACAGATCTGCGGACACAAGCGCGTGCTGGGCGCGCTCTGCCACATCGGGGTCAACCGCGTCTCACCGGGCAAGATCGAGTGCTACGCTCCGGGCGGCGGCACCGTCCAGTTTGGCGCACCGCCGGAGGCCCCCGAGGGGCTGGCGCGAGTGGTGGGTGAACGCTTTGCCGCCGCTGGCATCCGCGTGAGCTATGCCGACAGTCTGGGCGAGGCCCTGTGGCGCAAGCTGATGTGGAACGTGCCCTTCAACGGCCTCACCATCGTCGCCGGCGGCGTGCCGACCGACCAGATATTGGCCGACCCGGCGCTGACCGAAGTCGTATTGGCCCTGATCGAGGAATTGCGGGCCGCCGCCGGCGCGCTGGGCTACCAGATCGAGCCCGAGTATGGGCCCAAGCGGGTGGAGTTCACCCGACGCCTGCAGGACTACAAGCCGTCGACCCTGCTCGACTACCAGGCGGGACGCGCCATCGAGGTCGAAGCCATCTGGGGCGAGCCGCTGCGGCAGGGTCAAGCTACTGGGCAAAAAATGCCGCATCTCTTCCAGCTCTACGCTTTGCTGCGAAAACTGGCGGATTCACAGGGCAAATAG
- a CDS encoding DUF4328 domain-containing protein — translation MIYLSRERGQEGPYPEEEVRRLHEAGELPPRTLYWKQGMPDWRPLSELLGETATDEALARLQPPPMPPTAPATQAAPTAWAPVSAAPARREWSALDGLSNGIVISYGITAVLTLIDVAIGMMNRPAPHATTAYASPLPLIAGLASMAGWVLLLIWTYKAVKNARRMDGDSTSISPLWAVLAWIIPFVNLVMPFFALRVLSRIAKDPRPGYWEDENAHPLIYVWWTLVWLQFAWAMVYTVRIYTRVVESGAALHVVERINVEFYGSMLVSQTFAGVIALVIALTIRAVTRELEKHRPQE, via the coding sequence ATGATCTACCTGTCGCGCGAACGGGGCCAGGAGGGCCCATACCCCGAAGAAGAAGTCCGCCGCCTGCACGAGGCGGGTGAACTGCCGCCCCGTACCCTCTACTGGAAGCAGGGCATGCCCGACTGGCGCCCTCTCTCCGAGCTGCTGGGCGAGACGGCGACCGATGAGGCGCTGGCCCGCCTGCAGCCTCCTCCCATGCCGCCCACCGCACCGGCGACGCAGGCTGCGCCCACCGCTTGGGCTCCCGTCTCCGCCGCGCCAGCCCGGCGGGAGTGGTCGGCCCTCGACGGGTTGAGTAATGGCATCGTGATCTCATATGGCATCACCGCCGTGCTCACGCTGATCGATGTGGCAATCGGGATGATGAACCGCCCGGCACCCCACGCGACCACTGCCTATGCGAGCCCGCTGCCTCTCATCGCTGGTTTGGCCTCGATGGCCGGCTGGGTGCTGCTTTTGATCTGGACCTACAAAGCGGTCAAGAACGCCCGCCGGATGGATGGAGACAGCACCAGCATTTCCCCCCTGTGGGCGGTGCTGGCGTGGATCATCCCGTTTGTAAACTTGGTGATGCCTTTCTTCGCCTTGCGCGTCCTGTCGCGGATCGCCAAAGACCCGCGCCCAGGATACTGGGAGGACGAGAATGCGCACCCGTTGATCTATGTCTGGTGGACCCTCGTCTGGCTGCAATTTGCGTGGGCCATGGTCTATACGGTGCGCATCTACACGCGGGTGGTGGAATCTGGTGCCGCCCTGCACGTGGTGGAGCGGATCAATGTAGAGTTTTACGGCTCCATGCTCGTCTCGCAGACCTTTGCGGGCGTGATTGCCTTGGTGATCGCCCTCACCATCCGCGCCGTCACCCGCGAGCTGGAGAAGCACCGCCCGCAGGAGTAG
- a CDS encoding multidrug efflux SMR transporter yields the protein MSVQQAWLMVWIAGAIEISWPFLLRASENFTRLGWSAATVAALVTSFWFLNRGLQVLPVGTAYAAWTGVGTVGAALCGIIFLKEPATAARLFFLALIVGGLVGLKLTTPASGH from the coding sequence ATGAGTGTGCAACAGGCATGGTTGATGGTCTGGATCGCAGGCGCGATCGAGATCTCGTGGCCCTTCCTCCTGCGGGCCTCGGAGAACTTTACCCGGCTCGGCTGGAGTGCGGCTACCGTCGCGGCGCTCGTCACCAGCTTCTGGTTTCTCAACCGGGGGCTGCAAGTGCTGCCCGTCGGCACTGCTTATGCCGCGTGGACGGGCGTCGGCACGGTGGGTGCGGCCCTGTGCGGCATCATCTTTTTGAAAGAGCCGGCCACGGCAGCGCGGCTCTTCTTCCTGGCCCTGATCGTCGGCGGGCTGGTGGGCCTCAAGCTCACCACCCCGGCCAGCGGGCATTAG
- the rpe gene encoding ribulose-phosphate 3-epimerase: MSIQSPHTPLLAPSILAADHAELCRGLEAVSAAGCSWVHLDIMDGHFVPNLSFGPGTVAALRERNSQLFFDTHLMLSRPDQYVEAFADAGSQQITIHIEPDYDVEATLKDIARRGLKCGLSLNPGTDAAAIKHLLPLVDLVLVMTVWPGFGGQSFIEDTLPKMRQLSEWRATEGHRFRLEVDGGINLETGRRCAAMGVDTFVAGTAFFKAPDPIAFRQMLENA; the protein is encoded by the coding sequence GTGTCGATTCAGTCCCCGCATACGCCCCTGCTCGCCCCCTCAATCCTCGCCGCCGACCACGCGGAACTTTGCCGCGGCCTCGAAGCCGTCTCTGCCGCCGGCTGCTCGTGGGTGCACCTCGACATCATGGACGGGCATTTTGTGCCCAACCTCAGCTTCGGCCCCGGCACGGTTGCCGCCCTGCGCGAGCGTAATAGCCAGCTCTTTTTCGACACCCACCTCATGCTGTCGCGGCCCGACCAGTATGTGGAAGCGTTTGCCGACGCCGGTTCGCAGCAGATCACCATCCACATCGAGCCGGACTACGACGTCGAGGCCACGCTGAAAGACATCGCGCGACGCGGGCTGAAGTGCGGCCTGTCGCTCAACCCCGGCACCGATGCCGCAGCGATCAAACACCTGCTGCCGCTCGTCGACCTCGTGCTGGTAATGACGGTTTGGCCGGGCTTCGGCGGTCAGTCGTTTATCGAAGACACGCTGCCCAAGATGCGCCAGCTGAGCGAGTGGCGCGCGACCGAGGGCCACCGCTTCCGCCTGGAGGTAGACGGCGGGATCAACCTCGAAACGGGCCGCCGCTGCGCCGCCATGGGCGTGGACACCTTTGTTGCCGGGACGGCCTTCTTCAAGGCGCCCGACCCGATCGCCTTCCGCCAGATGCTCGAAAACGCCTGA
- a CDS encoding DUF4328 domain-containing protein produces the protein MIWSTAIGMAVLMGVGWGTAAYSNLLLARSLAIIGWLTFLISAATGVLYLVWLYRAVANLRYLGADSSDFLPGATIFCHFFPLLNLIVPFQVLLDLSKASQSPKHWREQKKSRVVIVWWIATAAFFFNGLFIVSVAMVGLPAHSAMLVTISAWATLASFVIPPLCLMHVVKKVTQQQETLHAVYS, from the coding sequence ATGATCTGGTCTACGGCAATCGGTATGGCGGTGCTGATGGGAGTCGGCTGGGGAACGGCCGCTTACTCCAACCTGCTGCTGGCGCGCTCGCTCGCCATCATTGGCTGGTTGACGTTCCTGATCTCTGCCGCGACGGGCGTGCTCTATCTGGTATGGCTTTACCGGGCCGTTGCCAACCTGCGCTATCTGGGGGCAGATAGCAGCGATTTCCTGCCGGGGGCGACGATCTTCTGCCACTTCTTCCCGTTGCTCAACCTCATCGTCCCCTTTCAGGTGCTGCTGGATCTTTCCAAGGCCAGCCAGTCCCCCAAGCACTGGCGAGAGCAGAAGAAAAGCCGCGTAGTGATCGTATGGTGGATCGCCACTGCTGCATTTTTCTTCAATGGGCTTTTCATCGTGAGTGTCGCCATGGTGGGCTTGCCTGCGCACTCCGCTATGTTAGTGACGATCAGCGCCTGGGCCACGCTGGCCAGCTTCGTTATCCCGCCACTGTGTCTGATGCATGTGGTGAAGAAGGTGACGCAACAGCAGGAGACCTTGCACGCGGTCTATTCATGA
- a CDS encoding CorA family divalent cation transporter, which yields MPHRRLPTDWALPHALLDRLTPSGGRQQALFADGHLLLYLHRLPDDDSPDREGVVFYRRPDGVWLNEKEPRGLLLLGEMLDDYDNRVDALDDRLDASQRVKDYYEILTAVHPILRAVRNLASTLDRSQEYIVDPELLPYIERTHVISRTAELLLTEAKMAMDYAIAQDSELQSQVNLEMAKSSHRLNLMVALFLPITALASVFGMNLTSGLEGTGDWLFWALMGIGALLGYLLRIFIERAQVPLLDRLKKQSDRLSVFIRPGNGNGHIK from the coding sequence ATGCCTCACCGCCGTCTCCCCACCGACTGGGCCCTGCCCCATGCCCTTCTCGACCGCCTCACCCCCTCCGGCGGTCGCCAGCAAGCCCTTTTTGCCGACGGGCACCTGCTGCTCTACCTCCACCGCCTGCCCGACGACGATTCGCCGGACCGCGAGGGCGTGGTCTTTTACCGCCGGCCCGATGGCGTCTGGCTAAACGAGAAGGAGCCCCGCGGCCTCCTGCTGCTCGGCGAGATGCTCGACGATTACGACAACCGGGTCGATGCGCTCGACGACCGCCTAGACGCCTCCCAACGGGTCAAAGACTACTACGAGATCCTGACTGCCGTGCACCCAATCCTGCGCGCGGTGCGCAACCTCGCCTCGACGCTCGACCGGAGCCAGGAATACATCGTCGACCCCGAGCTACTGCCCTACATCGAGCGCACGCATGTGATCTCCCGCACGGCCGAGCTGCTGCTGACCGAGGCCAAGATGGCGATGGACTACGCGATCGCCCAAGACTCGGAGCTGCAATCGCAGGTGAACCTTGAAATGGCCAAGAGCTCGCACCGGCTCAACCTGATGGTCGCGCTCTTCCTGCCCATCACGGCCCTGGCCTCTGTCTTTGGCATGAACCTCACCAGCGGCCTCGAAGGCACGGGCGACTGGCTTTTCTGGGCCTTGATGGGCATCGGCGCCCTGCTCGGCTACCTGCTGCGCATCTTCATCGAGCGCGCTCAGGTGCCCCTGCTCGACCGGCTGAAGAAGCAGAGCGACCGCCTCTCCGTCTTCATCCGCCCCGGCAATGGCAACGGGCATATAAAGTGA
- a CDS encoding DUF4328 domain-containing protein: protein MIYLAYHQSRHGPLALDEVRRRYDTGELPPDTLYWQEGMEAWSPVHELLGAPPPLAPVPVAAPPPPYLEIQKLSRWVPVATYFTMGALPLCLLLGLIGSMALSVKAGGPPSEAIGFLAVASLVGGGMLVGLGALATQVLYLTWLYRAQSNLRALGAQGLEFSPLLTLVCNFVPMVSMVVPFLALRELSKASQDPLDWRQRQPSRAVIVWWVCAFLPIVVMFFNYLLVGITAFSLQGMQDGTLPPAVLGLVFVLFLPLPVIMLVPLFCMNYLVKIITRQQEALRVRHG from the coding sequence GTGATCTACCTCGCTTACCACCAAAGCCGCCACGGCCCCTTGGCCCTGGACGAAGTCCGCCGCCGCTACGATACGGGGGAGCTGCCGCCCGATACCCTGTATTGGCAAGAGGGCATGGAAGCCTGGAGCCCTGTGCACGAGCTGTTGGGCGCGCCGCCCCCGCTGGCTCCGGTGCCGGTCGCGGCCCCGCCTCCGCCTTATCTGGAGATCCAGAAACTGTCGCGCTGGGTGCCGGTGGCTACTTATTTCACCATGGGTGCCCTGCCGCTGTGCCTCCTGTTGGGGCTGATCGGCAGTATGGCGCTGTCGGTGAAGGCGGGAGGGCCGCCCTCGGAGGCGATCGGCTTTCTCGCGGTGGCCTCGCTGGTGGGGGGAGGTATGCTGGTGGGGCTCGGGGCGTTGGCGACTCAAGTCCTCTACCTCACCTGGCTCTACCGGGCGCAGTCCAACCTGCGGGCGCTGGGCGCGCAGGGGCTCGAGTTTTCCCCGCTGCTCACGCTCGTCTGCAACTTCGTGCCGATGGTCAGCATGGTGGTGCCCTTCCTTGCACTGCGCGAGCTGTCCAAGGCCAGCCAAGACCCTCTCGACTGGCGCCAGCGCCAGCCCAGCCGGGCGGTGATCGTGTGGTGGGTGTGCGCCTTCCTGCCGATCGTAGTGATGTTTTTCAATTACCTGTTGGTCGGCATCACGGCCTTTTCGCTGCAGGGGATGCAGGACGGGACGTTGCCCCCGGCGGTGCTGGGCCTCGTCTTCGTGCTTTTCCTGCCGCTGCCGGTCATCATGCTCGTGCCGCTGTTCTGCATGAACTACCTCGTCAAAATCATCACCCGCCAACAGGAAGCCTTGCGCGTCCGCCATGGCTGA
- a CDS encoding DoxX family protein, which yields MPSPKAQTLLAWLLQIAAAAILLQTLFFKFSGAEESVYIFSTLGLEPWGRFATGTAELIAAGLLLSGKLAWWGAALALAIMLGALGGHLFGGLGIVVQGDGGLLFSLACAVAAMSALLLWLRRAQAPVQFPAPARA from the coding sequence ATGCCATCGCCGAAGGCCCAGACTCTCCTCGCCTGGTTGCTGCAAATCGCCGCCGCCGCGATCTTGCTGCAGACGCTGTTTTTCAAATTCAGCGGTGCGGAGGAGTCGGTCTACATCTTCAGTACGCTGGGGCTGGAGCCGTGGGGGCGCTTTGCCACCGGCACGGCCGAGCTGATCGCCGCCGGGCTGCTGCTCTCGGGCAAGCTGGCATGGTGGGGAGCAGCCCTGGCCCTTGCCATCATGCTGGGCGCACTGGGCGGCCACTTGTTTGGCGGCCTCGGCATCGTGGTGCAGGGAGACGGCGGGCTGCTCTTCAGCCTTGCCTGTGCGGTCGCTGCGATGAGCGCTTTGCTGCTGTGGCTGCGCCGTGCCCAGGCCCCGGTGCAATTCCCTGCCCCTGCTCGGGCGTAA
- a CDS encoding DUF4328 domain-containing protein, whose product MIYIAPNGAQEGPFAEAEVRRRLEAGEVSPQTLYWQQGMADWQPLSTLFPGVGAATAGAVPPPPPPPPPATGTPVSRPAPAARPTSAAPREHYRSLRGPANAIPALIWSTVVCFVLLIVGFFALVAASSPSDLLAGSLVIVFMLVSVVVMGAGIVYLVWLYRAMANLRYFGAEGLNYSPVLTIVCYFLPIVSMIVPFLALRELSKASQSPHNWQAQTPTRAIVVWWIASIAPILCYFGLLMVGMAVGLVQMQEEPTNVAGTLDDGILIALGLGYFVSVAIGFILPPLCLMHVVKTVTRQQHTLRAAYS is encoded by the coding sequence ATGATCTATATTGCGCCCAATGGAGCCCAGGAAGGGCCGTTCGCCGAGGCAGAAGTGCGTCGCAGGCTGGAGGCTGGCGAAGTGTCGCCGCAGACGCTGTACTGGCAGCAAGGCATGGCCGACTGGCAGCCGCTGAGTACGCTGTTTCCCGGGGTGGGGGCCGCCACGGCCGGAGCCGTGCCGCCGCCGCCTCCTCCTCCGCCGCCCGCGACCGGCACCCCCGTATCCCGCCCCGCGCCGGCGGCCAGGCCCACATCTGCTGCACCCCGCGAGCACTACCGCAGCCTGCGTGGCCCCGCCAACGCGATCCCGGCCCTGATCTGGTCGACGGTGGTCTGCTTCGTATTGCTGATCGTCGGATTTTTTGCGCTGGTGGCCGCCTCCAGCCCGAGCGACCTGCTGGCGGGCTCGCTGGTTATTGTCTTTATGCTGGTCTCCGTCGTCGTGATGGGGGCGGGGATCGTTTACCTCGTGTGGCTCTACCGCGCGATGGCCAACCTGCGCTACTTTGGGGCGGAGGGCCTGAACTATTCCCCGGTGCTGACGATTGTCTGCTATTTCCTGCCGATCGTTTCGATGATCGTGCCTTTTCTGGCGCTGCGCGAGCTGTCCAAGGCCAGCCAATCGCCCCACAACTGGCAGGCGCAGACGCCGACGCGCGCGATTGTCGTGTGGTGGATCGCCAGCATCGCCCCCATCCTCTGCTACTTCGGGTTGCTCATGGTGGGCATGGCGGTGGGCTTGGTCCAGATGCAGGAGGAGCCGACCAACGTCGCCGGGACGCTCGATGATGGGATTTTGATCGCGCTCGGGCTGGGCTATTTCGTGTCGGTCGCCATCGGCTTTATCCTCCCGCCGCTGTGCCTGATGCACGTCGTCAAAACGGTCACGCGTCAGCAGCACACCCTGCGCGCGGCCTATTCCTGA
- a CDS encoding zinc metallopeptidase encodes MTLFLLLIVPTIILGMWAQSRVQGSYSKWSRVGNHRGISGRDAARIVLERAGIHDVQIVSIQGHLTDHYDPSNKRLALSEENYHGRSLAAVGIAAHEAGHAIQHAVGYSMLKLRMSLVPITTFASQLLPFVMIGGFFFGMTGLINLGVIVYLVLTIFQLVTLPVEFDASNRAKAELVNGGVLYDEEMNGVRDMLGSAAWTYVAAFVSSLANLLYLFLLSRRE; translated from the coding sequence ATGACGCTCTTCCTCCTCCTGATTGTCCCGACCATCATTCTGGGCATGTGGGCCCAGTCCCGGGTCCAAGGGTCTTACAGCAAGTGGTCCCGCGTGGGCAACCACCGGGGGATCTCCGGCCGCGACGCCGCTCGCATCGTGCTGGAGCGCGCCGGTATCCACGACGTGCAGATCGTCTCCATCCAGGGCCACCTCACGGACCACTACGACCCGTCGAACAAGCGCCTCGCCCTGAGCGAGGAAAACTACCATGGCCGCAGCCTCGCCGCCGTGGGCATCGCCGCGCACGAAGCCGGCCACGCCATCCAGCACGCCGTGGGCTACAGCATGCTGAAGCTGCGCATGAGCCTCGTGCCGATCACCACCTTCGCCTCGCAGTTGCTGCCCTTCGTCATGATCGGCGGTTTCTTCTTTGGCATGACGGGGCTGATCAACCTTGGCGTGATCGTCTACCTTGTGCTCACGATCTTCCAACTCGTGACGCTGCCGGTCGAGTTCGACGCCTCCAACCGTGCCAAGGCCGAACTGGTCAACGGGGGCGTGCTCTACGACGAAGAGATGAACGGCGTGCGCGACATGCTGGGCTCTGCCGCTTGGACGTACGTAGCCGCTTTCGTCAGCTCGCTGGCCAACTTGCTCTACCTCTTCCTGCTCAGCCGCCGCGAATAA
- a CDS encoding FliA/WhiG family RNA polymerase sigma factor, producing MVHFADTETASPAVNVKINLAGVSPERFESCLPLVRRAVNALARQLPPQVELDDLHSVGVIGLLKAFQRFDSTLGTSFEAYANTRIRGAMLDELRRLDHLPRTSRSKCRELRRVTDALEQELGREPTECEVREKLGLDVRGFRRLKRQTREVSILSLDCPAPSHDGDSCNLHEAIADEEQQPGFADMEQSELTSEVLEALAALPERQREVLRLSYYEDCKLSDIASRFQVSEARICQIRNQALSSLRRQLQPAVA from the coding sequence ATGGTCCACTTTGCCGATACCGAAACCGCCTCCCCCGCCGTCAACGTCAAGATCAACCTCGCCGGCGTCAGCCCCGAGCGCTTCGAGTCTTGCCTGCCGCTGGTGCGCCGCGCGGTGAACGCCCTGGCCCGTCAACTGCCCCCCCAAGTTGAACTGGACGACCTCCACAGCGTGGGTGTGATCGGCCTCCTGAAGGCTTTCCAACGTTTCGACTCCACTCTCGGCACCTCGTTCGAAGCCTACGCCAATACGCGAATCCGCGGTGCGATGCTCGACGAACTGCGCCGCCTCGACCACCTGCCCCGCACCTCCCGCAGCAAGTGCCGCGAGCTGCGCCGCGTGACCGACGCCCTGGAACAAGAGCTGGGCCGCGAGCCCACCGAGTGCGAAGTCCGCGAAAAGCTGGGCCTCGACGTGCGCGGCTTCCGCCGCCTCAAGCGCCAGACCCGTGAAGTCTCCATCCTTTCCCTCGATTGCCCGGCCCCCAGCCACGACGGCGACTCCTGCAACCTCCACGAAGCCATTGCCGACGAAGAGCAGCAGCCCGGCTTTGCCGATATGGAGCAAAGCGAGTTGACCTCCGAAGTGCTGGAAGCCCTCGCCGCGCTGCCGGAGCGCCAACGCGAAGTGCTCCGCCTCTCCTACTACGAAGACTGCAAGCTGTCCGACATCGCCTCCCGCTTCCAGGTGAGCGAAGCCCGCATCTGCCAAATCCGCAACCAGGCCCTCTCCTCGCTGCGCCGTCAACTGCAGCCGGCCGTTGCCTAA
- a CDS encoding SulP family inorganic anion transporter, which produces MKESSAPALWSAYRDGTLRGSWSKDLLAGIIVGVLAFPLALAFAIASGLPPETGWVTAVVAGGLISLGSGSRFQIGGPTGAFVLLVHQTVTQYGHEGLIVATALAGLILLAMGAMKLGGVIRYIPYPVTVGFTSAIALIIATGQIPELMGWSGPWPEHLHERWIAYAQHLGLTNFASLALGAATILIVTQFPRLSRRVPGSLVAILLTTLLAVLLGLDVPTIGSRFPTLDLKLPTPGLPALDWHLIQALLPSAVAIALLGGLESLLSAMVADGMTGQRHRPNTELVGQGIANVAVSFVGGMPATGAIARTAANIKNGGVTPLSGIVHALTLLVLGLALGRYLQYVPMATLAGILLVVAYHMSEWRLFVRLFRSPREDVGVLLITFLLTVFVDLTYAIPAGVVLAALLFMRRMANATPLESLDHADLPRPELAGHEIQTFRLRGPFFFGVADTCLNTLDRVDRRYRALILDFADVPWMDATGLRALESLVRKAERAGKTVYLVGLRDQPHSLIAASPILADRRTHEVTTLEQALADFRAQ; this is translated from the coding sequence ATGAAAGAAAGTTCCGCTCCGGCCTTATGGTCGGCCTACCGCGATGGCACCCTTCGCGGATCGTGGTCGAAAGACCTGCTGGCAGGCATCATTGTTGGCGTGCTGGCGTTCCCCCTTGCCTTGGCCTTCGCCATTGCCTCCGGGCTGCCCCCGGAGACAGGCTGGGTGACGGCGGTGGTCGCCGGCGGCCTCATCTCACTGGGCAGCGGCAGCCGCTTCCAGATCGGTGGACCCACCGGGGCCTTCGTGCTGCTCGTGCACCAGACGGTGACGCAATATGGGCACGAGGGGCTGATCGTCGCGACCGCACTGGCGGGGCTGATCCTGCTCGCGATGGGGGCGATGAAGCTCGGCGGCGTGATCCGCTACATCCCCTACCCCGTCACGGTGGGCTTTACCAGCGCCATCGCCCTGATCATCGCCACCGGGCAGATCCCGGAGCTGATGGGCTGGAGCGGCCCGTGGCCCGAACACCTGCACGAGCGCTGGATCGCGTATGCGCAGCACCTCGGCCTGACGAATTTCGCCAGCCTCGCCTTGGGAGCCGCCACGATCCTGATCGTCACCCAATTCCCCCGCCTCTCGCGTCGCGTGCCCGGCTCGCTGGTCGCGATCTTGTTGACGACGCTGCTGGCGGTATTGCTGGGGCTCGACGTGCCGACCATCGGCAGCCGCTTCCCCACGCTCGACCTCAAGCTGCCGACCCCCGGCCTGCCCGCGCTCGACTGGCACCTCATCCAGGCCCTCCTGCCTTCGGCGGTCGCGATTGCGCTGCTCGGCGGGCTGGAATCGCTGCTCTCGGCGATGGTGGCCGACGGCATGACGGGGCAGCGCCACCGCCCCAATACCGAGCTGGTGGGCCAAGGCATCGCCAACGTCGCGGTGAGCTTTGTCGGCGGGATGCCGGCCACCGGGGCCATTGCGCGCACGGCGGCCAACATCAAGAACGGCGGCGTTACTCCGCTCTCGGGCATCGTCCATGCGCTGACCCTCCTTGTGCTGGGTCTCGCGCTGGGGCGCTACCTGCAATACGTGCCCATGGCGACGCTCGCAGGCATCCTGCTGGTGGTGGCCTACCACATGAGCGAGTGGCGCTTGTTTGTGCGCCTCTTCCGCAGCCCGCGCGAAGACGTCGGCGTGCTCCTGATCACCTTCCTGCTCACGGTGTTTGTCGACCTGACGTATGCGATCCCTGCCGGGGTCGTGCTGGCGGCCTTGCTCTTCATGCGCCGCATGGCCAACGCCACCCCGCTGGAATCGCTCGACCACGCAGATCTGCCCCGCCCCGAGCTGGCCGGGCACGAGATCCAGACCTTCCGCCTGCGCGGGCCGTTTTTCTTTGGCGTAGCCGATACCTGCCTCAACACGCTCGACCGGGTGGACCGCCGCTACCGCGCCCTGATTCTCGACTTCGCCGACGTGCCGTGGATGGACGCCACGGGGCTGCGCGCCCTCGAATCCCTCGTGCGCAAGGCCGAGCGCGCCGGCAAGACAGTCTACCTCGTAGGCCTGCGCGACCAGCCGCACAGCCTGATCGCCGCCAGCCCCATCCTGGCCGACCGCCGCACCCACGAAGTCACGACACTCGAACAGGCGCTGGCGGATTTCCGGGCGCAGTAG